One window from the genome of Faecalibacterium sp. HTF-F encodes:
- a CDS encoding kinase, translating into MIITKTPFRMSFFGGGTDMESFFRENGGAVLSTTFDKYCYVNVRHLPRFFDYSTELSYSKTERVTNIDDIQHPAIRNAMKMLDMHEIRLTYEADLPARSGLGTSSSFAVGMLNAFYALKGKYADKKKLADEAIYLERNLCQEAGGWQDQIAASFGGFNRINFNADGYEVLPVIISPERKKQLNQNLMMFFTGFTRFSSDVQKANAAGKQDKTAQLKEMLALVDDAERVLTDKNADLDDFGRMLDHTWKLKRQTGSAVSTNSIDELYANGVAAGALGGKLLGAGGGGFLVFYVQPERQDAVRWAMRDLMHIPFAFEDGGTRVIHYTPEAYEPNM; encoded by the coding sequence ATGATTATCACAAAAACACCATTCCGTATGTCTTTTTTTGGCGGCGGAACAGATATGGAAAGTTTTTTTAGAGAAAACGGTGGAGCTGTTTTATCTACCACATTTGACAAATATTGCTATGTAAATGTACGCCATTTACCAAGGTTTTTTGACTATTCTACGGAATTGTCATATTCAAAGACGGAGCGTGTGACAAACATTGATGACATTCAGCATCCTGCAATTCGCAATGCAATGAAAATGTTGGATATGCATGAAATTCGTCTTACCTATGAGGCGGATCTTCCGGCACGCTCTGGTTTAGGTACTTCAAGTTCCTTTGCAGTTGGAATGTTAAATGCTTTTTATGCTTTGAAGGGCAAATACGCAGACAAGAAGAAACTGGCAGATGAAGCAATTTATTTGGAACGGAATCTTTGCCAGGAAGCTGGTGGTTGGCAGGATCAAATTGCTGCATCTTTCGGTGGGTTCAATCGTATCAACTTTAATGCAGACGGATATGAAGTCCTGCCGGTTATTATTTCACCAGAAAGAAAGAAGCAGCTTAATCAGAATTTAATGATGTTCTTTACTGGGTTTACCCGTTTTTCTTCTGATGTGCAGAAAGCAAATGCAGCAGGAAAACAAGATAAGACTGCTCAGTTGAAAGAGATGCTTGCTCTAGTTGATGATGCTGAACGCGTTCTGACAGATAAGAACGCGGATCTTGATGATTTTGGCAGAATGCTGGATCACACTTGGAAACTTAAACGTCAAACCGGATCGGCTGTTTCTACAAATAGTATTGATGAACTTTATGCAAATGGCGTAGCTGCTGGCGCTTTGGGAGGAAAACTACTGGGTGCTGGTGGTGGCGGATTCCTTGTATTCTATGTTCAGCCTGAACGTCAGGATGCGGTGCGTTGGGCGATGCGTGACCTGATGCATATTCCGTTTGCATTTGAGGATGGCGGTACGAGGGTGATTCATTATACACCAGAGGCTTATGAACCAAACATGTAA
- a CDS encoding serine acetyltransferase — protein sequence MRNHQQIQILRKTKIGYGLYISHGGPVVVNPSTVIGNNCNLSQFVTIGSNEGKAAVIGDNVYIGPNTCIVEDVCIGDNATIGAGSVVTKDIPSNATAAGNYAKVLNFNNPGRYIQNRYLE from the coding sequence TTGAGAAATCACCAGCAGATCCAGATACTTAGAAAAACGAAAATTGGATATGGACTATATATTAGCCATGGAGGGCCTGTTGTTGTTAACCCTTCAACAGTTATTGGAAATAATTGCAATCTGTCTCAATTTGTAACGATTGGCTCAAATGAAGGAAAAGCAGCAGTAATAGGAGATAATGTTTATATTGGCCCTAATACTTGTATAGTTGAGGATGTATGTATTGGAGATAATGCTACGATTGGTGCAGGAAGTGTTGTTACCAAGGATATTCCATCAAATGCAACGGCGGCTGGAAACTATGCAAAAGTACTGAATTTTAATAATCCGGGTAGATATATTCAAAATAGATATTTGGAATAG
- a CDS encoding glycosyltransferase codes for MENILFVMPSLGSGGAEKSLVNLLNLIDYEKYAVDLLLFKREGLFLSQIPKEVRLLQPTDSLQYAYKIDRGMFSSVSGVKAGILRGTSTFICKCLYKENARQQRWIKFYKRYLPNLEDEYDIAIGFLEGDASYYVIDKVNAKKKILWIHNDFNEIKKYEDAKIYEKYFQKADSVVSISDKCVQILKQNYPALVNKFYCLPNLTSGSLLKKMSEEFEASEFEKSQFNVLSIGRLTRQKGYDFAIDAVKILKEKYSDIHWWIIGAGELEEQLKKQVKDNELEGYITFLGLRANPYPYIRSCDLLVQPSRWEGKSVVLDEAKILAKPILATNYSTIKDQLKDKKEGLITDISPNAIAEGIIELRENPQLYNSIQCYLDKHEYGNEKEILQYYELLEKQGN; via the coding sequence ATGGAAAACATATTGTTTGTGATGCCATCGTTAGGTAGTGGCGGAGCAGAAAAAAGTCTTGTGAATTTATTAAATCTTATAGATTATGAAAAGTATGCAGTGGATTTGCTGCTTTTCAAACGAGAAGGACTGTTTTTGTCTCAAATTCCTAAGGAAGTACGATTATTACAGCCTACAGATTCACTGCAATATGCTTATAAAATTGATAGAGGGATGTTTAGCTCAGTTTCAGGTGTTAAAGCTGGAATTCTAAGGGGGACAAGTACATTTATATGTAAATGTCTTTACAAGGAAAATGCAAGACAACAGAGATGGATAAAATTCTATAAACGGTACTTGCCAAATTTGGAAGACGAATATGATATTGCTATTGGATTCTTAGAGGGCGATGCATCATATTATGTGATTGACAAGGTTAATGCAAAGAAAAAAATACTTTGGATTCATAACGATTTCAACGAAATAAAGAAATATGAAGATGCAAAGATTTACGAGAAGTATTTTCAAAAAGCAGACAGCGTTGTAAGTATCTCTGATAAATGTGTGCAGATATTAAAACAGAATTATCCTGCCCTGGTAAATAAATTTTATTGTTTGCCCAATTTAACATCAGGCTCTTTATTGAAAAAAATGTCGGAAGAGTTCGAAGCATCAGAGTTTGAAAAAAGTCAGTTTAATGTTTTGTCAATAGGCCGTTTAACGAGACAAAAGGGCTATGATTTTGCAATCGATGCAGTGAAAATCTTGAAAGAAAAGTATTCAGATATTCATTGGTGGATTATAGGAGCAGGTGAGCTTGAAGAGCAGCTAAAAAAACAAGTAAAAGACAATGAACTAGAGGGGTATATTACATTTCTTGGATTGAGAGCAAATCCATACCCGTATATTAGGAGTTGCGATTTGTTAGTACAGCCTTCCAGATGGGAAGGAAAATCAGTTGTTTTGGATGAAGCAAAAATACTGGCAAAACCAATACTGGCAACTAATTATTCTACAATTAAGGATCAGTTGAAGGATAAGAAAGAGGGACTGATTACTGATATAAGTCCTAATGCAATAGCAGAAGGAATAATTGAACTTAGAGAGAATCCTCAATTGTATAACTCCATTCAGTGTTACTTGGATAAACATGAGTATGGTAATGAAAAAGAGATTCTACAATATTATGAATTGCTAGAAAAACAAGGTAACTAG
- a CDS encoding glycosyltransferase family 4 protein: MRVLFISKSIHDVSGAGVGSRMHLNVLKELVGEENVYVVDVGVSETACREEKYIAYGKYHGILDRLNRYLEGNTYLFSNKIIGDICQLIKNESISFVFVDDSYYGNLVKTIKEKCDAVAVVTFFHDVKAELFRIWIKNAPWYDKIDFRIGLTQEKISTTHTDANIVLNQNENKLLKRYYNVDADFYFPVCVSKNHTQQMGLNPYCGNKKHILFVGTYYLPNIQGLHWFCDTVFDNVKENYDIWVIGKGLEKVRDEFDDDDIHVIGFVDSLSEYYSYADMVIAPLTDGGGMKIKTAEAISYGKMFLGSSESLYGYWEEIPNDLKGKVVFKCDTAEEYLNAFNKIDEKPICKKNEELITLYDRLYSENAAYNIMKDIVEKTTGVKL, translated from the coding sequence ATGAGAGTTTTGTTTATATCAAAAAGCATTCATGATGTATCAGGGGCAGGAGTAGGCTCAAGAATGCATTTGAATGTATTGAAAGAATTAGTTGGAGAAGAAAATGTATATGTAGTGGATGTTGGGGTATCTGAGACTGCCTGCAGAGAAGAAAAGTATATTGCATATGGAAAATATCACGGCATTTTAGATCGACTGAATAGGTATTTAGAGGGAAACACATATTTATTCAGTAATAAGATTATAGGTGATATATGTCAATTGATAAAAAATGAGAGTATTTCTTTTGTTTTTGTTGATGATTCTTACTATGGAAATTTAGTAAAAACGATAAAAGAAAAATGCGATGCAGTGGCAGTTGTCACCTTTTTTCATGACGTCAAGGCAGAGTTGTTTAGAATTTGGATAAAAAACGCACCATGGTACGACAAAATTGATTTCAGAATTGGATTGACCCAGGAAAAGATTAGCACGACACATACAGACGCCAATATCGTCTTAAACCAAAATGAAAATAAGTTACTAAAAAGATATTATAATGTGGATGCGGACTTTTATTTTCCTGTATGCGTATCGAAAAATCACACGCAACAAATGGGCTTGAATCCATATTGTGGAAATAAAAAACACATTCTATTTGTTGGCACATATTATTTGCCAAACATTCAGGGCCTGCATTGGTTTTGTGATACGGTATTTGATAATGTCAAAGAGAATTATGATATATGGGTAATCGGAAAAGGATTAGAAAAAGTACGAGATGAGTTTGATGACGATGATATCCATGTGATTGGGTTTGTTGACAGTTTATCAGAATACTATAGTTACGCAGATATGGTAATAGCACCCTTAACAGATGGTGGAGGTATGAAAATAAAAACTGCAGAGGCAATCTCCTATGGAAAGATGTTTTTAGGGTCTTCAGAAAGCCTATATGGATACTGGGAGGAAATTCCCAATGATTTGAAAGGTAAAGTTGTGTTTAAATGTGATACAGCGGAAGAATATCTGAATGCTTTCAACAAGATAGATGAGAAGCCAATCTGTAAGAAAAATGAGGAACTAATCACGCTTTATGATCGACTTTATTCTGAAAATGCAGCTTATAATATCATGAAAGATATTGTCGAAAAAACAACAGGAGTAAAACTATGA
- a CDS encoding glycosyltransferase: MRILLVNKFIFPKGGAETYTFDVGKMLKEHGHEVQYFGLENEKNIVGNRVGSYVTNMDFSQGIRANLNAPFRIIYSREARKKIRAVLDDFQPDVVHLNNIQYHLTPSIILETNKWRKETKKECKIVYTTHDYQLVCPSHGMFDVNMKPCERCLDGHYIHCLQTKCLKNSRAKSLLGTLDGYMWKYSKAYSYVDAYICCSFFLKSKLDTQKRFRDKTIGLHNFKKEMPHLDNIQKKGYVLEFGHLSRDKGTDTLLEVAKKMPNTEFVFIGYGPSADKMKDIPNVKYLGFKTGEELYRIIAEAAISVCPSEWYENCPYSVMESVLLGTPVVGSKMGGIPELIEPGKTGELFEAGNVEELMKAIKKVLQTQDVLERYTKNCSQVKYETTESYYIKLMKIYRGEKNVEQISS, from the coding sequence ATGCGGATTTTACTTGTAAATAAATTTATATTTCCCAAGGGTGGAGCGGAAACGTATACATTCGATGTGGGAAAAATGTTAAAAGAACATGGGCACGAAGTCCAATACTTTGGCCTTGAGAATGAGAAAAATATAGTAGGAAATCGTGTAGGCTCATATGTGACGAATATGGATTTTTCTCAAGGAATAAGAGCAAATTTAAATGCGCCTTTTCGTATTATTTACTCAAGAGAAGCACGAAAAAAAATTCGTGCGGTTTTAGATGACTTTCAGCCGGATGTAGTACATCTCAACAATATACAGTATCATCTGACCCCTTCTATTATTCTGGAAACTAACAAATGGCGTAAAGAAACAAAAAAAGAATGTAAGATTGTTTACACGACACATGACTATCAGCTTGTTTGCCCCAGCCATGGAATGTTCGATGTGAACATGAAACCATGTGAACGATGCTTGGATGGTCATTATATTCATTGCCTTCAAACTAAATGTTTGAAAAATTCCAGAGCAAAAAGTCTCCTTGGAACGTTGGATGGATATATGTGGAAATATAGCAAAGCATACTCATATGTAGATGCCTATATTTGCTGCAGCTTTTTTCTTAAATCAAAATTAGACACGCAGAAAAGATTCCGTGATAAAACTATTGGGCTGCACAATTTCAAAAAAGAGATGCCGCACTTGGATAACATTCAAAAAAAAGGTTATGTATTAGAGTTTGGCCATCTTTCGCGAGATAAAGGAACGGATACGTTGCTTGAAGTAGCCAAGAAGATGCCCAATACCGAATTTGTGTTTATTGGTTATGGCCCGTCGGCTGATAAAATGAAGGATATTCCAAATGTGAAGTATCTGGGATTTAAGACAGGAGAAGAACTTTATCGCATTATTGCTGAGGCTGCAATCAGTGTCTGCCCGTCTGAGTGGTATGAGAACTGCCCGTACTCCGTTATGGAGTCTGTACTTTTGGGTACACCTGTTGTTGGATCTAAAATGGGAGGCATCCCCGAATTGATTGAGCCGGGTAAAACCGGAGAGTTGTTTGAAGCGGGTAATGTGGAAGAACTTATGAAGGCGATAAAGAAAGTTCTTCAAACACAAGACGTATTGGAAAGATATACAAAGAATTGTAGTCAGGTGAAATATGAAACGACAGAGAGCTACTATATAAAACTGATGAAAATTTATCGAGGAGAAAAGAATGTGGAACAAATTTCTTCGTAA
- a CDS encoding O-antigen ligase family protein, which produces MLDLKVKKSSILLAVYLFSMFLPGYFSSPIMQMVSNIMMVGVAIYLFSVKYKPSRFMILTICYFAYLIAITFIYHNKAADIHLIISNLKIIFMLCAIEYLLKRTPNSTINIMFFILITFVIIDFASIVLFPNGLYQTEQIWNEWSSSQEAQWIYGNKNNRVYWYAVLSIITWLRYVFNNKSKVMVLITSGISIVAMMLVKSSTATIVAILVSVGVFYLTYKKQTNINMNSYGILVIYGCITVLILLGSTSLLKPFVEGVLHKDMTFTGRSTAWERVLLLIASKPVFGWGVVDGETATGLLKSIAFVNPHNQLLDCLWQGGIILVFILSLIMITIASNITKIPNRSKRTGIQFVWIGLLIDMIFEVLLGTGATWIWLLLINHLYEFVYEREVS; this is translated from the coding sequence TTGCTAGATTTAAAGGTTAAAAAATCATCGATTCTCTTGGCTGTGTACTTGTTTTCAATGTTTTTGCCCGGATATTTTTCAAGCCCAATTATGCAAATGGTATCAAATATAATGATGGTTGGAGTAGCAATTTATCTTTTTTCAGTAAAATACAAGCCGTCGCGTTTTATGATACTAACAATATGCTATTTTGCATATTTAATCGCAATAACATTTATATATCATAATAAGGCAGCAGATATTCATTTAATTATTTCGAATTTAAAAATTATATTTATGCTTTGTGCTATTGAGTATTTACTTAAAAGAACACCGAATAGCACAATCAATATAATGTTTTTTATATTGATAACATTTGTTATAATTGACTTTGCTTCAATAGTTTTATTTCCGAATGGGTTATATCAAACAGAACAGATTTGGAATGAGTGGTCATCTTCACAAGAAGCACAATGGATATACGGAAATAAAAATAATCGGGTCTATTGGTATGCGGTATTATCTATAATCACATGGCTAAGATACGTCTTTAATAATAAAAGTAAAGTGATGGTTTTGATAACATCTGGAATTTCTATTGTTGCTATGATGTTGGTCAAATCAAGTACTGCGACAATTGTTGCTATTCTTGTTAGCGTGGGGGTTTTTTATTTAACATATAAAAAGCAAACAAATATAAATATGAATTCATACGGTATTCTAGTAATTTATGGATGTATAACGGTTTTGATTTTATTGGGGTCCACTTCGTTACTGAAACCATTTGTTGAAGGCGTATTACATAAGGATATGACATTTACAGGTCGTAGTACAGCCTGGGAGAGAGTATTGTTGTTAATTGCTAGTAAACCCGTATTTGGTTGGGGAGTAGTTGATGGTGAAACGGCAACGGGACTTTTGAAAAGTATTGCTTTTGTAAATCCGCATAATCAGTTACTGGATTGTCTTTGGCAAGGTGGTATTATACTTGTATTTATTTTAAGTTTAATAATGATTACGATAGCTTCTAATATCACTAAAATTCCGAATAGATCTAAAAGAACAGGAATTCAATTTGTTTGGATAGGATTGCTAATAGATATGATTTTTGAAGTGTTGCTTGGTACGGGTGCAACATGGATTTGGTTGTTATTAATTAATCATTTGTATGAATTTGTATATGAACGAGAGGTTTCATAG
- a CDS encoding capsular polysaccharide synthesis protein, whose amino-acid sequence MKFRDTVPEKLTFPETQVDEPIWLFWNTGLEQAPEIVKTCYQSIKKYAGRQVVLLTENNVQNYINMPDYLNEKLKSGVLPLAIYTDLMRVALLEHYGGTWMDATILLTDEIPQEILNSDFFVFHNSLGEIDNPVLYPVWFIHAKQHNRTICEIRNVLFAYWKRNNHVPEYLFSNIVITQIMRSSPEVEKKMPYLNSDYSEYLVRVLGDKFTEEKFNWIKRLTGIHKLTYKLEPSIDKEETVYHYLVRNL is encoded by the coding sequence TTGAAGTTCAGAGATACCGTTCCTGAAAAGCTGACATTTCCAGAAACCCAAGTGGATGAGCCTATTTGGTTATTTTGGAATACAGGGTTGGAGCAGGCACCTGAGATAGTGAAGACTTGCTATCAATCTATAAAAAAATATGCTGGCAGACAAGTTGTTTTGCTTACAGAAAACAATGTGCAGAACTATATAAATATGCCGGATTATCTAAATGAGAAATTAAAAAGCGGAGTCCTTCCATTAGCGATTTATACAGATTTGATGCGTGTAGCATTATTGGAGCATTATGGTGGGACATGGATGGATGCGACAATACTGCTAACAGATGAAATCCCACAGGAAATATTAAATAGTGATTTTTTTGTGTTTCACAATTCACTCGGTGAAATTGATAATCCCGTATTGTATCCGGTCTGGTTCATCCACGCCAAGCAACATAACAGAACGATTTGTGAGATTCGTAATGTCCTATTTGCTTACTGGAAACGAAATAATCATGTACCAGAATATTTGTTTTCAAATATTGTAATTACACAAATAATGAGGTCATCACCAGAGGTTGAGAAAAAGATGCCTTATTTGAATAGTGACTACAGCGAATATCTGGTTAGAGTATTAGGAGATAAGTTTACAGAGGAAAAATTTAATTGGATTAAGCGACTTACTGGGATACATAAACTAACCTATAAATTAGAACCATCGATTGATAAGGAGGAAACAGTTTACCATTATCTGGTGCGGAATCTATGA
- a CDS encoding capsular polysaccharide synthesis protein, with the protein MLNDYYQNIGMKGFIQRYGIVNAVKRGAFMFIKLHLVKDYEVRKVLWQERASTKIKPYLKYKDTDVQGLSFPKNDVENPIWIYWNKGIEQAPIIVQKCYESVCKHSNQKIILLNDQNLADYIRLPEYIEKKKDAGQIPMAGYADLMRFALLEHYGGTWIDSTVYLTDPIPDMILNSDFFAVRNSLLLIDNPVLYPAWFLHAKKGNKTIREIRNVAFAYWLKNEHVIEYLLPNLIITLVVKSNPEVEQAIPYMNSDYSEYLVKVLADDYSEEKWNWIKKLTGIHKLTYKLSPDIEAEDTFYKALIENSIE; encoded by the coding sequence ATGCTGAATGACTACTATCAAAATATTGGCATGAAAGGCTTTATTCAAAGATATGGAATTGTGAATGCCGTCAAACGAGGGGCATTTATGTTTATCAAATTGCATCTTGTCAAGGATTATGAGGTGCGGAAGGTATTGTGGCAGGAACGAGCTTCTACCAAGATAAAACCATATTTAAAGTATAAAGACACAGATGTTCAGGGGCTTAGCTTTCCCAAAAATGATGTGGAGAATCCGATTTGGATTTATTGGAATAAAGGTATTGAACAGGCACCGATTATTGTTCAGAAGTGCTATGAATCTGTATGTAAACATTCGAATCAAAAAATCATTTTGCTGAATGATCAAAACCTTGCAGATTACATTCGATTGCCAGAGTACATTGAAAAGAAAAAGGATGCTGGACAGATTCCGATGGCGGGGTATGCGGATCTGATGAGGTTTGCATTACTGGAACATTATGGTGGAACGTGGATCGATTCCACAGTGTATCTTACAGATCCTATTCCAGATATGATTTTAAATAGCGACTTTTTTGCAGTACGAAATTCACTGCTATTGATAGATAACCCTGTGCTATATCCGGCATGGTTTCTTCATGCAAAAAAGGGAAACAAAACAATTCGAGAGATAAGAAATGTTGCTTTCGCATATTGGCTCAAAAACGAACATGTAATTGAGTATCTGCTGCCGAATTTGATTATCACTTTGGTGGTGAAGAGCAATCCGGAAGTTGAGCAAGCGATTCCATATATGAACAGTGATTATAGCGAGTATCTTGTTAAGGTTTTAGCTGATGATTATTCAGAAGAGAAATGGAATTGGATCAAAAAGCTTACAGGTATTCATAAGCTGACATATAAATTATCACCGGACATTGAAGCAGAAGACACATTTTATAAGGCGCTGATTGAAAACAGTATAGAATAA
- a CDS encoding SIS domain-containing protein: MKELRKKLKEHVELLIARYPMLEGCEDSIIRAYFLLEESYSKGNKLLVAGNGGSAADSEHIVGELMKGFKLPRKLDAEISRKLIDESEELGKTLVENLQGALPAIALDGHPALSTAYMNDCEPLLCFAQQVNGYGVEGDVFLGISTSGNSKNILYAAVTAHAKGMKVIGLTGAKDSKLETLSDVCIKAPQTETYMIQELHLPIYHCLCLMLEDRFF, from the coding sequence ATGAAGGAGCTTAGAAAAAAACTGAAAGAACATGTCGAACTACTGATTGCGAGATATCCGATGTTAGAAGGTTGTGAAGATAGCATAATTCGCGCCTATTTTCTACTGGAAGAAAGTTATTCTAAAGGAAATAAATTGCTTGTCGCAGGCAACGGCGGCTCTGCAGCAGATTCGGAACATATCGTTGGAGAATTGATGAAGGGATTTAAACTTCCAAGAAAATTGGATGCAGAAATTTCTCGAAAATTAATTGATGAGAGTGAAGAGCTTGGAAAGACTCTCGTAGAGAATTTACAAGGTGCATTACCGGCAATTGCATTAGATGGTCATCCGGCGTTATCAACAGCATACATGAATGACTGCGAACCGTTACTTTGTTTTGCACAACAAGTTAATGGCTATGGGGTAGAGGGGGATGTGTTTTTAGGCATATCCACAAGTGGAAATAGCAAGAACATCTTGTATGCAGCGGTTACTGCACATGCAAAGGGCATGAAAGTAATTGGGTTGACAGGTGCTAAAGATAGTAAACTTGAGACTTTGAGTGATGTATGTATTAAAGCTCCTCAGACAGAGACTTATATGATCCAAGAATTACATTTGCCAATATATCATTGCTTGTGTCTGATGCTTGAGGATAGATTTTTTTGA
- a CDS encoding glycosyltransferase family 4 protein gives MEEKIRLAVFGQKRLSREGGIEIVVKELCTRMAQNGCDITCYNRAGHHVSGAEYDKTIEYDGIRQKVVPTIEKKGLAAVSSSFFAALCSAFGRYDVVHIHAEGPAFFCWIPKLFGKRVICTIHGLDWDREKWRGSVASKFIRGGEKNAVKYADEIIVLSKDVQKYFLETYGRETHFIPNGVNRPEVREAKLITDHFGLEKDSYILFLGRLVPEKGIRYLVEAFKNVKTDKKLVIAGGSSDTDSFMEELKDLAKGDDRILFTGFVQGAMLDELYSNAYIYTLPSDLEGMPLSLLEAMSYGNCCLVSDIPECAEVVEDKALIFKKSDVEDLQEKLQDACDHPEMVMKMKNQAADFICEKYNWDEVVKETMKLYRK, from the coding sequence ATGGAAGAAAAAATCAGACTTGCGGTTTTCGGACAAAAACGTCTTTCTCGTGAAGGCGGGATAGAGATTGTTGTAAAAGAGTTATGCACCCGAATGGCACAGAATGGTTGTGATATAACTTGCTACAATAGAGCAGGCCATCATGTGAGCGGTGCAGAGTATGACAAAACAATTGAATATGATGGCATCCGTCAAAAGGTTGTTCCGACCATTGAGAAGAAGGGACTTGCAGCGGTAAGCTCTTCCTTTTTCGCAGCACTTTGTAGTGCATTTGGAAGATACGATGTGGTGCATATCCATGCAGAAGGTCCTGCCTTTTTCTGTTGGATACCAAAACTTTTTGGCAAGCGTGTAATCTGCACTATCCACGGTTTGGACTGGGATCGCGAGAAGTGGCGCGGAAGCGTTGCATCCAAGTTCATTCGTGGCGGCGAAAAGAATGCTGTGAAATATGCGGACGAGATCATTGTTCTAAGCAAAGACGTGCAGAAGTATTTCTTGGAGACCTACGGAAGGGAGACACATTTTATCCCTAATGGTGTCAATCGGCCAGAGGTTCGGGAAGCAAAGCTGATCACGGATCATTTTGGATTGGAGAAAGATTCCTACATATTATTCCTCGGTCGTCTGGTGCCAGAAAAGGGTATTCGATATCTGGTTGAGGCCTTCAAGAATGTCAAGACGGATAAAAAGCTGGTTATCGCAGGCGGCTCTAGTGATACGGATTCCTTTATGGAGGAATTGAAAGACCTGGCGAAGGGCGACGATCGGATTCTCTTTACCGGGTTTGTACAGGGAGCAATGCTGGATGAACTATACAGCAACGCTTACATCTACACGCTGCCGTCTGATCTGGAAGGAATGCCATTAAGTCTGCTGGAGGCAATGAGCTACGGCAACTGCTGTTTGGTTTCGGATATTCCGGAGTGCGCAGAGGTTGTGGAAGATAAGGCATTGATTTTCAAAAAGTCAGATGTAGAGGACTTGCAAGAAAAATTGCAAGATGCCTGTGACCATCCTGAAATGGTTATGAAAATGAAGAATCAGGCTGCTGACTTTATCTGCGAGAAATATAACTGGGATGAAGTCGTAAAGGAAACGATGAAGTTATATAGGAAATGA